One segment of Dermochelys coriacea isolate rDerCor1 chromosome 5, rDerCor1.pri.v4, whole genome shotgun sequence DNA contains the following:
- the LOC119855702 gene encoding LOW QUALITY PROTEIN: N-acetyltransferase family 8 member 7-like (The sequence of the model RefSeq protein was modified relative to this genomic sequence to represent the inferred CDS: deleted 4 bases in 2 codons), whose protein sequence is MHEHVPKNYLRMLTLPWAHLLLLGVSLALFLSSSSLLSLMAPVLLPAGWLLMDSYYVQYIERCLREDLWDIQKTYMEREDSHFWVAESEGEVVAIVSAKPCPVIQMECPLELAWLSVRWSHRNRGIARALSRTVLSFAQQHGYKAVILDVSMVNLEGQRL, encoded by the exons ATGCACGAGCATGTCCCTAAGAACTACCTGCGTATGCTGACGCTCCCATGGGCTCACCTGCTCCTCCTGGGTGTGAGCCTCGCGCTGTTCCTGAGCTCCAGCTCCCTTCTTTCTCTGATGGCT CCCGTCCTCTTACCTGCAGGCTGGCTTCTGATGGACTCTTACTATGTTCAGTACATAGAGCGGTGTCTCAGGGAGGACCTGTGGGACATACAGAAAACTTACATGGAGAGGGAAGATTCCCATTTCTGGGTGGCTGAGTCTGAAGGGGAAGTGGTGGCCATTGTATCTGCCAAGCCCTGTCCCGTTATACAGATG GAGTGCCCGCTGGAATTGGCATGGCTGTCAGTCAGATGGAGCCATCGAAACAGGGGCATTGCCAGAGCTCTGTCCAGGACAGTCCTTAGCTTTGCCCAGCAGCATGGCTACAAGGCGGTGATCCTGGATGTTAGCATGGTGAATCTTGAGGGCCAGAGGCTGTAA